The Dioscorea cayenensis subsp. rotundata cultivar TDr96_F1 chromosome 19, TDr96_F1_v2_PseudoChromosome.rev07_lg8_w22 25.fasta, whole genome shotgun sequence genome includes a window with the following:
- the LOC120283461 gene encoding uncharacterized protein LOC120283461: MERKQGFFAVLKEEVVRGLSPSRARRASPVAGMLQPRRRRGMLRQPLADPGLVARSGNLRPYGEALAPLMEGPDPEDGGGGVGGAGDGRREGWGQWVRGQLSRAPSMSGGAGSSSCRPSDLRLLLGVMGAPLAPVHVTSGEPLPHLSIKDTPIETSSAQYILQQYSAASGGLKLQSSIRNSYAMGKVRMLASEFETANKVMKTRGSSRAAESGGFVLWQMAPDMWYVELAVGGSKVHAGCNGKLVWRHTPWLGTHAAKGPVRPLRRALQGLDPLTTVSMFANARCIGEKKVNGEDCFILKLCADPQTLKARSEGPAEIIRHVLFGYFSQRSGLLVHMEDSHLTRIQSNSGGDAVYWETTINSFLDDYSPVEGIMIAHSGRSVVTLFRFGEMAMSHTKTRMEEAWTIEEVAFNVPGLSMDCFIPPADIRCGLISEASELPQRDRGKTIMPGSHRSKVAAHNDDNIVWRVEV, translated from the exons ATGGAGAGGAAGCAAGGGTTCTTCGCCGTGTTGAAGGAGGAGGTAGTGCGAGGGCTCTCGCCGTCGAGGGCGAGGAGAGCGTCGCCGGTGGCGGGAATGCTGCAGCCgcggagaagaagaggaatgcTGCGGCAGCCGTTGGCGGACCCGGGGTTAGTAGCGAGATCGGGGAACTTGAGGCCATATGGTGAGGCTCTGGCACCATTGATGGAGGGCCCGGATCCGGAGGATGGCGGTGGAGGGGTGGGCGGTGCCGGGGATGGGCGGAGGGAAGGGTGGGGGCAGTGGGTACGTGGCCAGCTCTCGCGGGCGCCGTCGATGTCGGGTGGGGCTGGGTCGTCGTCTTGCCGGCCGTCTGATCTCCGGTTGCTGCTTGGAGTGATGGGGGCGCCGCTTGCGCCGGTTCATGTTACCTCCGGCGAGCCTTTGCCTCATCTTAGCATCAAAGATACTCCCATT GAGACTTCATCTGCGCAGTATATACTGCAGCAATACTCTGCAGCATCAGGAGGACTGAAGCTGCAGAGTTCGATTCGGAATTCATATGCAATGGGGAAAGTTAGGATGTTAGCTTCAGAGTTTGAGACTGCGAACAAAGTCATGAAAACCCGGGGCTCGTCTCGTGCCGCTGAGTCTGGTGGCTTTGTTCTTTGGCAGATGGCGCCGGACATGTGGTATGTTGAGCTTGCTGTTGGTGGTAGTAAGGTTCATGCAGGCTGCAATGGCAAGCTTGTTTGGCGCCACACTCCGTGGCTCGGTACTCATGCTGCTAAAGGCCCTGTCAGACCTCTCCGTCGAGCTCTTCAG GGTCTTGATCCGTTGACAACGGTAAGCATGTTTGCGAATGCTCGATGTATTGGAGAAAAGAAGGTGAATGGAGAGGATTGCTTCATACTCAAGCTCTGCGCCGATCCTCAAACATTGAAAGCGAGGAGCGAGGGTCCTGCTGAAATAATAAGGCATGTGTTGTTTGGATACTTCAGCCAGCGATCCGGGCTTCTTGTTCACATGGAGGATTCACATCTGACACGAATTCAATCCAATTCTGGTGGTGATGCAGTTTACTGGGAGACGACCATTAATTCGTTTCTTGATGACTATAGTCCCGTGGAAGGGATAATGATTGCTCATTCAGGCCGGTCAGTAGTCACATTGTTCAGGTTCGGTGAAATGGCCATGAGTCACACAAAGACAAGGATGGAAGAAGCATGGACCATCGAAGAGGTGGCATTCAATGTCCCTGGCCTTTCGATGGACTGTTTCATCCCTCCGGCCGACATTAGATGTGGATTAATAAGTGAAGCATCTGAACTTCCTCAGAGAGACAGAGGTAAGACTATCATGCCTGGGAGTCATCGATCGAAGGTTGCTGCACACAATGACGATAACATAGTGTGGAGAGTCGAAGTCTAG
- the LOC120249858 gene encoding aspartic proteinase CDR1-like, with translation MARALHRAFSAVVALLLLASGVPNAKPVPDLAARTLPGGSAVLPLELFHGNSTRRPISAVRRHLQGHPTANAHMRLYDDLLTNGYYTTKLWIGTPPQKFALIVDSGSTVTYVPCSTCERCGHHQDPRFQPDESSTYEPVKCNTACTCDKDKQQCTYERQYAEMSSSSGVLGKDVMSFGDESALRPQRAVFGCENVETGDLFSQHADGIMGLGRGPLSIMDQLVEKGVISDSFSLCYGGMDIGGGAMVLGGISPLPDMVFSRSDPVRSPYYNIELKELRVSGKSLGLNPKVFDSKHGTVLDSGTTYAYLPEEAFVALRDAITSKLHTLKQIRGPDPNYHDICFSGAGNDVSQLSKTFPEVEMVFGNGQKLQLSPENYLFRHSKVHGAYCLGIFQNGKDPTTLLGGIIVRNTLVTYDRQNQKIGFWKTNCSQLWEGLQSHGAPLPAPLPAPSVSDNHTSNGGLSPGPSPSGLQYYTLPGQFQVGRITFDMSLNVSYLDLVPHIKQLTELIGHELEVDVHQVHLVNFTSKGNTTWLKWGIFPEGSADIFSNTTALGIISRLEGHFRLPVNYGTYQLGDWKVEPPLRRTWLQQHLWAVILGISAVVLLGFATLLVWYFWRHKTGAMTPYRPLGAPVPEQELQPL, from the exons ATGGCTCGAGCTCTCCACCGTGCCTTCTCCGCCGTCGTTGCCCTTCTCCTGCTCGCCTCCGGCGTCCCCAACGCAAAGCCGGTGCCGGACCTCGCGGCCAGGACGCTGCCTGGTGGCTCTGCGGTGTTGCCGCTCGAGCTCTTCCATGGAAACTCCACTCGCCGTCCTATCTCTGCTGTACGCCGCCATCTTCAAGGTCACCCAACTGCCAACGCCCACATGCGCCTCTATGATGATCTCCTCACCAACGG GTATTATACTACGAAGCTTTGGATCGGGACGCCGCCGCAGAAGTTTGCTTTGATTGTGGATTCTGGAAGTACTGTTACGTATGTGCCTTGTTCTACTTGTGAGCGGTGTGGCCATCATCAG GACCCAAGATTCCAACCTGATGAATCAAGCACCTATGAACCTGTAAAGTGCAACACTGCTTGTACTTGCGATAAAGATAAGCAGCAGTGTACTTATGAGAGGCAGTACGCAGAGATGAGTTCAAGCAGTGGAGTGCTTGGAAAAGACGTCATGTCCTTTGGTGATGAAAGTGCACTTAGGCCACAGCGTGCTGTTTTTGGTTGCGAAAATGTTGAAACTGGTGATCTATTCAGTCAGCATGCTGATGGAATAATGGGTCTTGGTCGTGGTCCGCTCAGCATTATGGATCAACTTGTTGAAAAGGGTGTTATAAGtgattctttctctttgtgTTATGGTGGGATGGATATTGGGGGAGGGGCAATGGTTCTTGGTGGTATTTCTCCTCTCCCTGATATGGTTTTTTCTCGTTCAGACCCTGTGCGCAG TCCATATTACAACATTGAGCTGAAGGAACTGCGTGTATCTGGAAAATCATTGGGATTGAATCCAAAAGTATTCGATAGCAAGCATGGAACTGTCTTGGATAGTGGCACCACATATGCCTACCTACCAGAAGAAGCTTTTGTGGCACTCCGGGATGCT ATAACAAGCAAGCTACATACTCTCAAACAGATACGTGGGCCTGATCCAAACTATCATGACATCTGTTTCTCAGGTGCAGGAAA TGATGTCTCCCAACTGTCAAAAACTTTTCCAGAGGTTGAAATGGTCTTTGGCAATGGACAGAAGTTACAACTATCACCTGAAAACTACTTGTTTAGG CACTCAAAGGTCCATGGTGCCTATTGCCTGGGTATTTTTCAGAATGGAAAAGATCCAACAACACTTCTGGGAG GAATTATTGTTAGAAATACTCTTGTGACTTACGATCGTCAGAATCAGAAAATTGGGTTTTGGAAAACTAATTGTTCTCAACTATGGGAGGGGCTGCAAAGTCATGGTGCTCCTTTACCTGCTCCTTTACCTGCTCCTTCAGTTTCTGATAATCATACATCAAATGGTGGACTTTCACCAGGACCATCTCCTAGTGGACTGCAATATTATACTTTACCAG GTCAATTCCAAGTTGGACGAATAACCTTTGATATGTCAttgaatgtttcatatttaGACTTGGTGCCTCACATCAAGCAACTAACAGAACTTATTGGACATGAGCTGGAAGTTGATGTGCATCAG GTCCATTTAGTGAATTTTACGAGCAAGGGTAACACTACTTGGCTCAAATGGGGTATTTTTCCAGAAGGTTCTGCAGATATCTTCTCTAACACTACAGCTCTG GGAATAATATCTCGCCTTGAAGGCCATTTTCGTCTTCCTGTAAATTATGGAACTTATCAGTTGGGTGACTGGAAAGTGGAACCTCCATTGAGAAG GACTTGGTTGCAGCAACATTTATGGGCAGTGATTTTGGGGATTTCAGCGGTTGTGTTGCTTGGTTTTGCAACTCTTCTAGTATGGTACTTCTGGAGACACAAAACCGGTGCCATGACGCCATACAGGCCATTAGGTGCTCCAGTTCCAGAACAAGAACTCCAGCCTTTGTAA
- the LOC120283524 gene encoding protein TRI1-like: MAASISSACCSAFAPADFAASRKPVLPLAVSLPRRILAPLPIRAVKAESKPSATPARKREPRGITKPCPISPELQALLGVEEIPRTQALKLIWAYIKEKNLQDPENKRVIICDEKLKKIFAGKDRVGFLEISGLLNPHFAK, from the exons ATGGCGGCCTCCATATCCTCCGCCTGCTGCTCCGCCTTCGCCCCCGCCGACTTCGCAGCCTCCCGCAAGCCCGTCCTCCCGCTCGCCGTCTCCCTTCCTCGGAGGATCCTCGCCCCGCTCCCCATCCGCGCCGTCAAGGCTGAATCCAAGCCTTCTGCGACGCCGGCTCGGAAGCGAGAGCCTCGGGGCATCACGAAGCCTTGCCCTATCTCTCCTGAGCTTCAGGCGCTTCTGGGTGTTGAGGAGATTCCGAGAACCCAAGCTCTTAAACTGATCTGGGCTTACATCAAGGAGAAGAACCTTCAG GATCCAGAGAACAAAAGGGTTATAATTTGTGATGAGAAGCTGAAGAAAATATTTGCTGGAAAAGATCGTGTTGGATTTCTTGAAATCTCCGGGTTGCTCAATCCCCACTTTGCAAAATGA